From Enterococcus wangshanyuanii, the proteins below share one genomic window:
- the mprF gene encoding bifunctional lysylphosphatidylglycerol flippase/synthetase MprF, producing the protein MLQWFKERTGYFKIIFIFSVILIILRELLTISKTISFNQLGVIFQDIPLWKIALMLLIGLISVLPMLGYDVILNRILGQHPKKRFLFESSWMINTINNIAGFGGLISIGLRSEFYGREKDGKKVVQALSKILLFLMSGLSIYSLISFLLVTLGHTNDYIQQYWVWLIGGSLYFPIVLLVSFLKKDNYIGDIDKKTRAGLILTSFMEWTGVLGSFLLIGLLMGVKMNPLQIIPLFIAASVIGIISMIPGELGSFDLLMILGLSALGISREVVVAWILLYRLFYYIIPFLIGMIFFMNNLSYSLNNRYSGIPRELSTELAHKFVVFLMYFSGIMIVLSATIPEAFAELTWLKQLNPLSFRIITQVPAILLGFLLLITGRGIAARVKRAYFPTIGLIVITLGYTFMKDFSWGVILFLSLLLLIIVFSKRQLYREQLVYSWEMITVDGVIFLTLTILYIVIGVYNLPAFPHHKHKFISFFLFPSEKIWLSGFIGILLVTLVSYLFIRYLEGKRYKIGLPLDDERALSLLMTYGGNTDSQLIFLGDKDMYIYQNKAQEDTVLIQFKTINNKCIVMGDPSGNKEDFSDAIEQFITEADSWGYLPVFYEVSEESVMFLHEFGYDFIKMGEEAHVDLPSFTLSGKKMKSARAVMNRFTKESYSFEVLAPPFSKELVSELKQVSDEWLGSRKEKGFSLGFFNEDYLSRSQIAVAKNQSGKIIAFANIMPTYTKEEGTIDLMRYSKEAPSGVMDYLFISLFQHMQEEGLAYFNLGMAPLSNVGTSRKSFIQERVAYLVYEFGSRFYSFQGLRDYKEKYATAWIPRYTLYSRESFIAYVMIALLIIDNAPVEKQKNVHGIRRILRNRSQR; encoded by the coding sequence GTTACGATGTAATTCTCAACAGGATCTTAGGGCAACATCCTAAAAAACGCTTTTTATTTGAAAGTAGCTGGATGATCAATACGATCAATAACATTGCCGGCTTCGGCGGATTGATCAGTATCGGTCTGCGTTCTGAATTCTACGGCAGAGAAAAAGATGGTAAAAAAGTGGTTCAGGCTCTTTCGAAGATTTTACTTTTTTTGATGTCTGGTCTTTCGATTTATAGTCTTATTTCATTTTTACTAGTGACACTTGGCCATACAAACGATTATATCCAGCAATACTGGGTTTGGTTAATTGGCGGCAGCTTGTATTTTCCAATTGTACTACTCGTTAGTTTTTTAAAAAAAGACAACTATATTGGTGATATCGACAAAAAAACACGTGCTGGTTTGATCCTAACCTCTTTCATGGAATGGACGGGTGTTTTAGGCAGTTTCTTATTGATCGGTCTTTTGATGGGGGTCAAAATGAATCCATTACAGATCATCCCATTATTTATTGCCGCGTCTGTTATCGGAATCATTTCGATGATCCCAGGTGAACTAGGCAGTTTTGACCTGCTGATGATTCTTGGTTTGTCTGCTCTTGGTATCTCTCGTGAAGTTGTCGTTGCTTGGATCCTGCTCTATCGACTCTTCTACTATATTATACCGTTTCTGATCGGCATGATTTTCTTCATGAACAATTTAAGCTACTCGTTGAATAATCGATATTCTGGTATTCCCAGAGAGCTTTCAACTGAGCTGGCTCATAAATTTGTCGTTTTCCTTATGTATTTTTCTGGAATTATGATTGTTTTATCAGCTACGATCCCTGAAGCTTTTGCAGAGTTAACTTGGCTCAAACAGCTAAACCCGCTCTCTTTTCGCATCATCACACAAGTCCCTGCAATTTTACTAGGTTTTTTACTCTTGATCACTGGCAGAGGCATTGCAGCGCGTGTGAAACGGGCATATTTCCCTACAATAGGATTGATCGTCATTACACTTGGTTATACCTTTATGAAGGATTTTAGTTGGGGTGTGATTTTATTCTTGAGTTTGCTTTTGCTTATTATTGTCTTTTCTAAGCGACAGTTATATCGAGAACAACTCGTTTATTCTTGGGAAATGATCACAGTTGATGGCGTAATTTTTCTGACGCTAACAATTCTATATATCGTGATCGGTGTCTATAACTTACCGGCTTTCCCTCATCACAAGCACAAATTTATCTCCTTTTTCTTATTCCCGTCTGAAAAAATTTGGCTTTCAGGCTTTATCGGTATCTTATTAGTCACTTTAGTCAGTTATTTGTTCATTCGTTATCTTGAAGGAAAACGATATAAAATCGGGCTACCTTTGGACGATGAACGCGCATTATCGCTTTTGATGACCTATGGCGGAAATACAGATAGTCAATTGATTTTTCTTGGTGACAAAGATATGTACATTTATCAGAATAAGGCTCAAGAAGATACTGTTTTGATCCAATTTAAAACAATCAACAATAAGTGTATCGTCATGGGCGATCCTTCAGGAAATAAAGAGGATTTTTCTGATGCGATCGAGCAGTTTATCACTGAAGCTGATAGTTGGGGCTATTTACCTGTTTTCTATGAAGTTTCAGAAGAAAGTGTGATGTTTTTACACGAGTTTGGCTATGATTTCATTAAAATGGGCGAAGAAGCTCACGTTGATTTACCAAGCTTTACATTATCCGGCAAAAAAATGAAAAGTGCGCGAGCTGTTATGAACCGTTTCACTAAAGAAAGCTATTCATTTGAAGTCCTGGCCCCTCCCTTTTCAAAAGAGCTGGTATCAGAGCTAAAACAAGTTTCAGATGAATGGCTGGGTAGTCGTAAAGAAAAAGGGTTTTCTCTCGGCTTTTTTAATGAAGATTACCTATCTCGCAGTCAAATCGCTGTTGCTAAAAATCAATCAGGAAAAATCATTGCTTTTGCAAATATCATGCCGACTTATACGAAAGAAGAAGGAACGATCGATTTAATGAGATACAGCAAGGAGGCTCCTTCTGGCGTGATGGACTACCTCTTTATCTCCTTATTCCAACATATGCAAGAAGAAGGTCTAGCCTATTTCAACTTGGGGATGGCTCCACTATCAAATGTAGGAACATCGAGAAAAAGCTTTATCCAAGAACGCGTCGCTTATCTTGTTTATGAATTTGGTTCTCGTTTTTATTCTTTCCAAGGATTACGGGATTACAAAGAAAAATATGCGACTGCCTGGATTCCGCGTTATACCCTTTATTCAAGAGAAAGCTTTATTGCTTATGTTATGATCGCACTCTTGATCATCGACAACGCACCTGTCGAAAAACAAAAAAATGTTCACGGTATTCGTCGTATTCTTAGAAATAGATCTCAACGTTAA
- a CDS encoding PhzF family phenazine biosynthesis isomerase: protein MECSVLRIDAFTKVIGQGNPAGVVLDGDQYSTKEMQEIAKKVGFNETVFCCSSDHADVKLRYFTPGHETPLCGHATMGSIFALYHGKGSQKRVIETKAGLLSVTYNDEQCEITMTQAKPKFIDFMGDKEALCNSLGIDRTDLDPILPIQYGNTGSWTLLVPVKNEHVLDKMSADAQRFPELLTEMPKSSIHPFAIRSKENAVMSARHFSSPFSGTNEDSVTGTASGVMGAYALNHVYPTDQKKEITVFQGKHVNRSGKVLVHVTRGEKGAHSVGITGTACFNEEIKIKLNK from the coding sequence ATGGAGTGTTCGGTTTTAAGAATAGATGCATTTACTAAAGTTATTGGTCAAGGAAATCCAGCAGGTGTTGTCTTGGATGGTGATCAGTATAGTACAAAAGAAATGCAGGAAATTGCGAAAAAAGTTGGTTTTAATGAAACAGTTTTTTGTTGTTCGAGTGATCATGCGGATGTCAAATTACGATATTTTACACCGGGACACGAAACACCATTATGTGGACATGCGACGATGGGAAGTATTTTTGCTTTATATCATGGAAAAGGAAGTCAAAAGCGAGTCATTGAAACGAAAGCGGGGCTTCTTTCGGTCACTTATAATGATGAACAATGTGAAATCACAATGACTCAAGCAAAACCAAAGTTCATTGACTTTATGGGAGACAAAGAGGCACTTTGTAATAGTTTAGGAATCGATAGGACAGATCTTGATCCTATTTTGCCGATTCAATATGGAAATACAGGCTCATGGACCTTGCTGGTGCCGGTCAAAAATGAACATGTGTTAGATAAAATGTCTGCAGATGCTCAGCGGTTTCCAGAGTTATTGACTGAAATGCCGAAATCGTCGATTCATCCTTTTGCTATACGCTCAAAAGAAAATGCTGTGATGTCCGCAAGGCATTTTTCTTCTCCTTTTTCTGGAACGAATGAAGATTCTGTCACGGGTACAGCTTCTGGCGTGATGGGAGCATATGCCTTAAATCATGTTTATCCTACAGATCAAAAAAAAGAAATCACTGTTTTCCAAGGGAAGCATGTAAACAGATCAGGAAAGGTTTTAGTTCATGTTACTAGAGGGGAAAAGGGGGCACATTCGGTTGGAATAACTGGCACAGCTTGTTTTAATGAGGAGATAAAAATAAAGTTAAATAAGTGA
- the tuf gene encoding elongation factor Tu — MAKQHYDRSKPHVNIGTIGHVDHGKTTLTAAITTVLGKKGLANPQDYASIDAAPEERERGITINTAHVEYETEARHYAHIDAPGHADYVKNMITGAAQMDGAILVVSATDGPMPQTREHILLSRQVGVKYLIVFLNKTDLVDDEELIDLVEMEVRELLNEYNFPGDDTPIIKGSALKALQGDPEAEAAIMELMDTVDEYIPTPERDTDKPLLLPVEDVFSITGRGTVASGRIDRGKVSVGDEIEIVGIKPETQKAVVTGIEMFRKTLDYGEAGDNVGVLLRGITRDEIERGQVIAKPGSITPHTKFVAEVYVLTKEEGGRHTPFFTNYRPQFYFRTTDVTGVVELPENVEMVMPGDNVTIDVELIHPIAVEKGTTFSIREGGRTVGSGIVTEIEK, encoded by the coding sequence ATGGCAAAACAACATTATGACAGAAGTAAACCCCATGTAAATATCGGCACGATCGGTCATGTCGATCATGGGAAAACAACATTGACAGCTGCGATCACTACAGTATTAGGAAAAAAAGGCCTAGCAAACCCGCAGGACTATGCTAGTATTGATGCAGCACCAGAAGAAAGAGAACGTGGGATCACAATCAACACAGCCCATGTGGAATATGAAACAGAGGCTCGTCATTACGCGCATATCGATGCACCAGGACACGCGGATTACGTGAAAAATATGATTACAGGGGCAGCCCAAATGGATGGAGCGATTTTAGTCGTTTCAGCAACTGATGGTCCAATGCCGCAAACAAGAGAACATATTTTATTGTCTCGTCAAGTTGGTGTTAAATATTTGATCGTCTTCCTTAATAAAACAGACTTGGTAGATGATGAAGAGTTGATCGACTTGGTTGAGATGGAAGTCCGTGAATTACTTAATGAGTACAATTTTCCAGGTGATGACACACCAATCATCAAAGGCTCTGCATTAAAAGCACTACAAGGAGACCCAGAAGCAGAAGCTGCGATCATGGAATTGATGGATACAGTAGATGAATACATTCCTACACCTGAAAGAGATACGGACAAACCATTATTATTACCGGTCGAAGATGTCTTTTCAATTACGGGACGGGGAACTGTTGCTTCTGGTCGTATCGATCGAGGCAAAGTGAGCGTTGGCGATGAAATTGAAATCGTCGGTATTAAACCAGAAACACAAAAAGCTGTGGTAACCGGAATCGAAATGTTTAGAAAAACATTGGATTATGGGGAAGCAGGAGATAATGTTGGTGTGCTTTTACGTGGAATCACTCGTGATGAAATCGAACGTGGACAAGTAATCGCCAAACCTGGTTCTATTACTCCGCATACAAAATTTGTTGCAGAAGTCTATGTTCTTACAAAAGAAGAAGGTGGACGTCATACACCATTCTTTACAAATTATCGTCCGCAATTTTATTTCCGAACAACGGATGTAACGGGAGTTGTTGAACTTCCTGAAAATGTTGAAATGGTTATGCCAGGTGACAATGTAACGATCGATGTTGAATTGATCCATCCAATTGCCGTTGAAAAAGGAACGACCTTTTCAATTCGTGAAGGCGGCCGCACAGTTGGATCTGGCATTGTTACAGAAATAGAAAAATAA
- the nagE gene encoding N-acetylglucosamine-specific PTS transporter subunit IIBC, with protein MKAYMQRMGRSLMLPVAVLPAAAILMGIGYWIDPNVMTGLGDPNFLSVFLVKAGGAIIDNLPVLFAVGLALGMSKDKDGAAALSGLVAFLVVTTLLSTAAVGAMKGIPVEQVDPSFAKIGNAFIGILSGLIAAAMYNRFSQVKLPMALSFFSGKRLVPIMTALAMLVASGVLFFVWPVVFSGLVTFGESISKLGAVGAGLYGFFNRLLIPTGLHHALNSVFWFDVAGINDIGNFLSGAGEKGVTGMYQAGFFPMMMFGLPAGAYAIYRNARPEKKKATASLMIAAAFASFFTGITEPLEFSFMFVAWPLYVLHAILTGISLFISAIFHWTAGFAFSAGLVDFVLSLRNPIANQPYMLIVQGLVMAVLYFVVFDFAIKKFNLMTPGREEGEGEETPDVAASGDNKFAVLASRIYQGLGGDANVTSIDNCTTRLRLTVADTSKVDQGKIKATGVPGVKVIDDTNIQVIVGTEVQFVADEMNKIRNGAAPISGEPVKKPEVKEAVATPVATTKETELFAVANGKVIPISEVQDDVFSAKMMGDGFAVIPTDGEVTTPVAGKITSIFPTKHALGIQTDSGIEVLLHMGLDTVELKGAPFTLHVEEGQVVKQGDKIATIDLAALEAAGKKSDLIVVFTNQDIVANYDLAKSGQVTAINDTIGKVTVK; from the coding sequence ATGAAAGCATACATGCAAAGAATGGGACGTTCATTGATGCTTCCTGTAGCCGTATTACCGGCAGCAGCGATTTTAATGGGGATTGGCTACTGGATCGATCCAAACGTAATGACCGGATTAGGAGATCCGAATTTCTTATCTGTTTTCTTAGTAAAAGCAGGGGGCGCGATCATTGATAACCTGCCTGTATTATTCGCGGTTGGTTTAGCATTGGGAATGTCCAAAGATAAAGATGGTGCGGCAGCTCTTAGTGGGCTGGTAGCCTTCTTAGTTGTAACGACGCTCCTTTCAACGGCAGCTGTTGGCGCAATGAAAGGAATTCCTGTTGAGCAAGTCGATCCATCATTTGCAAAAATCGGTAATGCCTTTATCGGTATTTTATCTGGATTGATTGCTGCAGCAATGTATAATCGTTTCAGTCAGGTGAAATTACCAATGGCGCTATCCTTCTTTAGTGGAAAACGATTAGTACCAATTATGACAGCTCTAGCAATGTTAGTAGCTTCTGGCGTATTGTTCTTTGTTTGGCCAGTAGTATTCTCCGGTTTAGTAACTTTTGGTGAATCTATCTCTAAATTGGGTGCTGTTGGTGCTGGTCTTTACGGATTCTTTAACCGTTTATTGATTCCGACAGGTTTACACCATGCTTTAAACTCAGTATTCTGGTTTGACGTAGCTGGTATCAACGATATCGGAAACTTCTTGTCAGGTGCTGGTGAAAAAGGTGTCACTGGTATGTATCAAGCTGGGTTCTTCCCAATGATGATGTTTGGTTTACCAGCTGGAGCATACGCGATTTATCGTAACGCTCGTCCGGAAAAGAAAAAAGCAACTGCTTCATTGATGATCGCAGCAGCTTTTGCTTCATTCTTCACAGGTATTACTGAACCATTAGAATTTTCATTCATGTTCGTAGCATGGCCATTATATGTATTACATGCTATTTTGACAGGTATTTCATTATTCATCTCTGCAATTTTCCACTGGACAGCAGGTTTTGCATTTAGTGCTGGACTAGTCGACTTTGTGTTAAGCTTACGTAATCCAATCGCGAACCAACCGTATATGTTGATCGTTCAAGGATTAGTAATGGCTGTTCTTTACTTCGTAGTATTCGACTTTGCAATCAAGAAATTCAACTTGATGACTCCAGGTCGTGAAGAAGGTGAAGGCGAAGAAACTCCAGATGTTGCTGCTAGCGGAGATAACAAATTTGCTGTACTAGCAAGCAGAATCTACCAAGGTCTTGGCGGCGATGCCAATGTTACTTCTATCGATAACTGTACAACACGTCTACGTTTAACGGTTGCTGATACAAGTAAAGTCGATCAAGGTAAAATCAAAGCAACTGGCGTTCCAGGCGTGAAAGTCATTGATGATACAAATATTCAAGTGATCGTTGGAACTGAAGTTCAATTCGTTGCAGATGAAATGAATAAAATCCGTAACGGTGCTGCTCCAATTTCAGGTGAACCTGTAAAAAAGCCTGAAGTGAAAGAAGCAGTAGCAACACCTGTTGCTACAACAAAAGAAACTGAATTGTTTGCGGTAGCAAACGGAAAAGTTATCCCGATTTCTGAAGTACAAGATGATGTTTTTTCAGCAAAAATGATGGGTGACGGATTTGCGGTTATTCCAACGGACGGTGAAGTAACAACACCAGTCGCTGGTAAAATCACAAGTATTTTCCCAACCAAGCATGCTTTAGGAATTCAAACAGATTCTGGTATTGAAGTACTATTACACATGGGCTTAGATACAGTCGAGTTAAAAGGTGCACCATTTACACTTCATGTTGAAGAAGGTCAAGTAGTAAAACAAGGTGATAAGATCGCTACGATCGATCTAGCTGCACTTGAAGCAGCAGGCAAAAAATCTGATTTGATTGTTGTATTCACAAATCAAGACATCGTTGCTAACTATGATCTAGCTAAATCAGGTCAAGTAACAGCGATCAACGATACGATCGGTAAAGTAACAGTAAAATAG
- a CDS encoding PRD domain-containing protein: protein MKIKKVLNQNAVLVEDVGQEKVAVGKGVGFNKKKNDLLFPQQVERMFVMEPDGVKKLQVLLSQIDEKYFFVTEEIIAHAEMVLGEKLNEHINIGLSDHIAFAAENIQNNIIVRNKLLNEIEILYSEEFSIAQWAVEYLTQTLEIPFSYDEAGYIAIHIHSARSGRTDNSKSIREVTIVSEIIHLIEQELGINIHDEKMSLSYSRLVNHLRLFIHRFQQNQYAVLDDEILDVVRKKYAESYEISKKVQVLLMRNFHYQVPNEELGYLAIHIERLRMTK from the coding sequence ATGAAAATCAAAAAGGTGCTAAATCAAAATGCAGTACTTGTTGAAGATGTCGGGCAGGAAAAGGTAGCTGTTGGCAAAGGCGTGGGCTTTAACAAGAAGAAAAATGACTTGTTATTCCCGCAACAGGTGGAGCGGATGTTTGTGATGGAACCAGATGGTGTAAAAAAACTACAGGTTCTATTATCGCAAATCGACGAGAAATATTTCTTTGTAACAGAAGAAATCATTGCACATGCTGAAATGGTTTTAGGTGAAAAACTAAATGAGCATATCAATATCGGGCTAAGTGATCACATTGCTTTTGCTGCTGAAAATATTCAAAACAATATTATTGTACGAAATAAACTCTTAAATGAGATCGAGATTCTTTACAGTGAAGAATTTTCGATAGCACAATGGGCTGTTGAGTATTTGACGCAAACATTGGAAATTCCATTTAGCTACGACGAAGCAGGTTATATTGCGATCCATATTCATAGTGCTCGCAGCGGGCGGACGGATAATAGTAAAAGTATTCGTGAAGTCACAATCGTTTCAGAAATTATTCATTTAATCGAGCAAGAATTGGGGATCAATATTCACGATGAAAAGATGAGTTTGAGTTATTCTAGGCTAGTCAATCATTTGCGCTTGTTTATTCACCGTTTTCAACAGAATCAATATGCAGTACTGGATGATGAAATTTTAGATGTAGTCCGCAAGAAATATGCGGAGAGCTATGAAATCTCTAAAAAAGTCCAGGTTTTGTTAATGAGGAATTTTCATTATCAAGTTCCAAATGAAGAATTAGGTTATCTGGCGATTCACATCGAACGCTTGAGGATGACCAAATAA
- the rpoE gene encoding DNA-directed RNA polymerase subunit delta, with protein MEINVFDGLNKDELSMIEVAHAILEQREDVMNFSDLVNQIQNYLGKSDSEIRDSLAQFYTDLNIDGSFISLGDNRWGLRSWYPIDSIDEEVTHGLEDDEEDKPRRRKRKKVNAFIIDANDEDVIDYNDDDPEDAELTDEDEEDILYDDDDDEDEEIKAYNSDLQEIGADSDDEEEELPGIEEDLTIIDEDDVNDDFDDEDEYADEEE; from the coding sequence TTGGAAATTAATGTATTTGACGGGTTGAACAAAGATGAATTATCCATGATCGAAGTTGCGCACGCAATTTTAGAACAACGTGAAGATGTGATGAACTTCTCTGATTTAGTAAACCAAATTCAAAATTATCTTGGAAAATCTGACAGCGAAATTCGTGACTCTTTAGCACAATTTTATACTGACTTAAATATTGATGGCAGTTTTATCTCTTTAGGAGATAACCGTTGGGGCTTGCGCTCATGGTATCCAATCGATTCTATCGACGAAGAAGTAACACATGGTTTAGAAGATGATGAAGAAGATAAACCACGCCGTAGAAAACGTAAGAAAGTCAATGCCTTTATTATTGATGCCAATGATGAAGACGTGATCGACTACAACGACGATGATCCGGAAGATGCAGAATTAACGGATGAAGACGAAGAGGATATTCTTTATGACGATGATGACGATGAGGATGAAGAAATCAAAGCATACAACTCTGACCTTCAAGAAATCGGTGCTGATTCAGATGATGAAGAAGAAGAGCTTCCAGGTATTGAAGAAGACTTGACTATCATTGATGAAGATGATGTAAATGACGACTTTGACGATGAAGACGAGTATGCCGACGAAGAAGAATAA
- a CDS encoding DUF1934 domain-containing protein, with protein sequence MDLSQGTPVSIQLKTIVDQEGEKKNFYFDLEGQIVKIGDTLYIRYKEEQEEGEPVPVTIKVEPDGKIQLIRAGGLRMRLKFAYQERLDTSYRTPYGLFQITTFTRNLRFSLKDQPVAGSILIDYDLYSQAEKIGEYHLELEFTA encoded by the coding sequence ATGGATTTATCACAAGGAACACCTGTATCTATTCAATTGAAAACAATTGTCGATCAGGAGGGAGAAAAAAAGAATTTTTATTTTGATTTAGAAGGTCAAATCGTCAAAATTGGCGATACACTTTATATTCGCTATAAAGAAGAGCAGGAAGAGGGAGAGCCTGTGCCCGTTACGATCAAAGTTGAGCCGGATGGGAAAATCCAGCTGATTCGCGCTGGAGGATTGCGGATGCGTTTGAAATTTGCTTATCAGGAGCGTTTGGACACTAGCTATAGAACTCCATATGGACTATTCCAAATCACGACATTCACGCGCAATTTACGCTTTAGTTTAAAAGATCAGCCAGTAGCTGGAAGTATTCTAATTGATTATGATTTGTATTCTCAGGCAGAAAAAATCGGTGAATATCATTTAGAATTAGAATTTACTGCGTAA
- a CDS encoding sugar-binding transcriptional regulator, translated as MVSKILQQAKDNGIVSISIKDESAYVVELGLRLEKKFDLRDVLVIPTNEQKQPEAIKREISSSASMYLKEHLSPDMSVGLSWGTTLADMIDEMPYCSFPTINVCPLVGGVSSEHLYFDTNHLVFRLAEKLNSRCQYFYAPALAESIELAEVLNQTKLVKTAMDQAKHVDLAIIGVGNPNESSTWKRLGYIDVEEAQMIKRTEVKGDAVASLFDKNGQTVNNEISKRMLGVKVEDLAHMPDVMIIAYGEEKAESILPLLVGKCCTILVIDQTIAEALV; from the coding sequence GTGGTTTCTAAAATTTTACAACAGGCGAAAGATAATGGAATCGTATCTATTTCTATTAAAGATGAATCAGCTTATGTGGTAGAATTAGGTTTGCGTCTGGAAAAAAAGTTTGATTTACGAGATGTTCTTGTTATTCCTACAAATGAACAAAAGCAACCTGAAGCGATTAAAAGAGAAATCAGCAGTTCGGCCTCAATGTATCTTAAAGAACATTTGTCGCCTGATATGTCTGTGGGACTATCGTGGGGAACGACATTAGCAGATATGATCGATGAAATGCCATATTGTTCATTTCCAACAATCAATGTTTGTCCTTTGGTCGGAGGTGTTTCAAGTGAGCATTTGTATTTTGATACGAACCATTTGGTTTTTCGTTTAGCCGAAAAATTGAATAGTCGGTGTCAGTACTTTTATGCGCCTGCACTTGCAGAAAGCATTGAACTGGCTGAGGTCCTAAATCAGACCAAGCTAGTCAAAACTGCTATGGATCAGGCAAAACATGTAGATTTAGCAATTATTGGCGTTGGGAACCCAAATGAGAGTTCTACTTGGAAAAGGTTAGGATATATCGATGTCGAGGAAGCACAGATGATCAAACGCACCGAAGTTAAAGGAGATGCAGTAGCGTCACTATTTGACAAAAATGGGCAAACAGTCAACAATGAAATCAGCAAACGAATGCTTGGGGTCAAAGTAGAGGATCTTGCGCATATGCCAGATGTCATGATAATTGCCTATGGCGAGGAAAAAGCAGAAAGTATTTTGCCATTGCTGGTTGGTAAATGCTGTACAATATTAGTGATCGATCAGACAATTGCAGAAGCGTTGGTTTGA